Genomic window (Theileria annulata chromosome 4, complete sequence, *** SEQUENCING IN PROGRESS ***):
GATTATTTCAACAGTGGGGAGTTGTGAAGAAATTTCTTCACTTTTcacttacacatttcacttatatttatacattcattatttgtttattatattaatttcagGATGACATAAGTTCGCTGAGATTAATGAAGTAAATTACAGATAACTTGTAATTTATGGAAATGAAAAAATGCAGGAAGAAATCGAAACGTAAACGGTCTAAATTAAACTTAACATTtcaaaaaattacaaatgaCATACaaaaagtatttttatcaacattTAAAGACGAATTGGGCAAGTTTTCCTTTTCTAATTGCGACTGTGGATGTTCAAGGactattaaatcaattcaATCTACTCTTATTAAGAATTACTTCACTAACAAGGATCGCTGGATTCGGTATTCCGGCGTTTCCCTTAAAAGGATCTCGGAACTTTCAGATATTTCAGAAATTATACTAACAAATGGATGTAATGAGaatacaattaattcaCTCGACCTTCATCTTGTCAAATCTGACATTTCAAGGCAACCTTGGGTCGGAAATACTAAATTGCGAGATCTGGCAGAGAAATCAATTTACCttttttgtatatataataacgTTCCTTACTGGCAGGGAATACATGATATCGCAGCAGCATTGGCACACCTTGATCCAACTCCTACAGTCGCTGAGCTTGCAGGACTTCTCGAACAGTTGATTAAGACATACGCATCTATTCTGTTTTTGCCTACTAATGAAGAGATTAACAAAAGAGCAGATGGGCTTTCTAGAGTGTGGATGCTTCTGTTTAAGTACTTCTTTCCTAAATTTGTCCATAGGTTTGAGATGGTTTGTGATAGCCCATTTTGCATCGGATGGTTTGTCACGCTTGGATTCTACAGGTTTGGATGTGCATATATCTCATTAGCATACACATTTCTGCTCTTCATATCAAACTGTGAACCCCTTTCAGCGTTTATTTTCCGTGAACTAGCCTACGTTGCAACCAGAGGATACATTAACTTCCTTATCAAAAATGCAGTTTCTGTTGACTTTTCTAACTCTGTGATTTTCAACAACTACTCTAGCTCGAACCTTATTGTTAGTACTATTTTAAACTCaaacaaaatatatttgGACCCGGAAGAGTTCATAAATGTTTCGAGGAACATGTACGACTCAATAGGAGAAAGAGAAATTGAACTAGCAGAATTCCCactattatacattttgAATGCAagtaatatattatcaacatCAGCACCAAATCCACTAACAGTTGACCCGTCAAAACCATATCTTGAAGTTTTAGGATACGATGTTTTTGGATCGAACCATCACTATAACACCATTAATTCTCAAGTAAATCCCACTCAATATTACTACGATCAACCTATAAGTAGGAAAAGTTCCATTGAGCCGAGTTATTTGGGTATGAAAAGAATCAATAGAGGTCTAAAGAGGACTTTTAAGAGATTTAGAGTTGATTCTGCAACAATTAGTGAGTGTATAAATTCAGAACTTTTGTATTGTTACCTTGAAACACTTTCAAAAATGTCGAACCTTTACCGCCATTCTTCTgcaaaaattaatgaaaattatgtCAAACTTAATGATTTTGAAGTAGGTTCAATCCTAAACCCGAgcttattttataatataattgattCCAGAAGTCAATACTTGACTACAGGAATCCCCCTATCAAAGATATTTGGGGAATATAGAACTAATTTCATGAATAAAGTGAGTGTTGATGACGAGGCTGAGAGTTCATTTTTGGACACTAACTTTACTCTATGGATCGTTTTGACTGATGAAGGATACGAAACAACTGAAGAACAATATTCTTGGAATTCACTAAGAAACGGAGTTGAAATTATGGAAAATCTTGTAAGAAACTCAATTACATGTGTTAGTATTCTTAGTGGAGGTTATAAAGGAATACTAAAGGCACTTAATTCGCCAGTACCTCAAATCCCGTCATTACTCTCAAGGTTAAGTGCAAGGATGTTATCTCCATGGGATACTCAAAGTAGTCCTATCACTGGACCATCTAGAACCACGGTTACAAAACTAGCATCCCCATCTATCTCAGCAACTAAGAATCTCCTTAATCTCGCAAGTTCCGTCGTTAATTCAGCTCTTGATATAGAAAATAGGATAGTTCAGGGTATTTCAGAAGTTAAGCTATTTAATAGGTTCATTCATTCAGCAAAAACAGTTCCAGAATATGAATCAGCGTCTATTAACAAGGAGTTTCAAAAAATAGAAATATCTAAATCCGTATCCCACACTGATTTTGAAGGTGTTCCAAGCTACTATAATCGCATTAACATTGTTAACCCTTTGATTTCTTGTTGTTTATATTCCATAAAGTTAACCACACCTAATGGATTAACTGTAACAATAAGGTCAAATGGGACGTTAAAGTTAAATGGGAAATTAGTTCACAAatcaaaatattcaaattctGTCGTTGATAAAAACCTAAACGCGCTGGTTTCAATCTCTACAATGTTAACTGTTAATTGTGTTGATAGGATTATGGACACTGAGCCACTTGCATATGATTCATACAAGTCTAACACCTCAATTTCCCCATTCTTCAAAATCATGAGAGAAAGGTTTTTGACCAAATTCATGGTTTTATTCACTCAATCAACTGAATTTGCTGACTCTAGAACACCGTTTCAATTCAATTTATCCCCCAAATCTTTTAGTAGGTTGGAGTTTCTTTCCAACGTGGCTGGCTTGGTTTCAAATGTCAGGGTTCGAGGAATTGCAAAGCTTTGGAGAATTTATCTTGTTGACAGAAATGCTATTTTAAGTCACCTTTTGTTTCCATCCCCTAGATTTGATCTTGAAAACTTGATGGATTCTAATGTACGATATTTATCAAGCTCATGTGAACAAGAGTTATTTACACCACATGATGTCGATTTCTCAAGATCACCTCCCGATTCAAGCtttcataaatttcaaGATTTTAGAAACATTAAAGTGTTTTCTAGAACCAACCAGTACAGATCTGCTTCATCAATTGACTCAAATCAATCATCAAATTCGCCAAGGATTGAAACTCGAGTTTATGTTTCCAACGGCATCCAAATACCATTCAAACCCAATTCCAATGTGTTTGTATCCAGAAGCTCACTAAATAGGCGTAACAATTCAAGATTAAGCTAACTGTAAAATATCTTTATGTActtgttaattttaatataatttaatatacattagTGTATATACACTAGGGTATAATCTATGTAATATACATATgtatatactaatatacaGGTGTATATTCATActgatataaattatatatacacaaaaatttatattatcaatattaaggagttaaattttttaaaattaaattctttaaaacTTTGTTAATTCTGAAAAATTTATAGACAGACAACGCCGTTATTGAGAAACCTATGAGGAACCACTGTAAGGCATAGTTGAAGTGCGTGCTAGGGTCAGCATAAAAAAGCAGATAATCACTCTTTTGTTTTCTctgaaatttaaatctataAGGCCCAGTACGATACTTATTTGTACTAGAGCTGTCTGAAGAGTTTAATATCGTATTGTTCAGTAGTCTTTTGAGAAAACTATCGTTATTAGATTCATGTTCGACATCAAGTGAGGGTTTATCTTCATCAAAATAAGAATCGTAAACGCTGAGTATGTATTTTTGAGTAATATCGGGACACTTTGAAAATAGTTCCTGGCCTATAGACTGAGGATCCATGTACTTGTATACTTTTCTAGAGTCTTCACAAACTAAATGAGAGGGCCTATTAATGGACTTGGTCAGGCCTAATTTTGAGCCTGTTATACTGTGTactaatttttcaattaaaACAAGAGTTTTGTACTTTATTGAAGGAATTAAATTCTCAGTAATCTCACCAGAGACCAATATACCTCTAACAGTAACCCATTCAGATCCAATGTTGTTATCAAATAACTCATCAGAATTTAGCCATCCCATATTAACTAAGATTGAAGAACCATCTTTGAATCTTAGTGGATAAAGGACGTTGAATCCAAATTCCTTTCCATGCTCATGTACTAGAGACTTTCTAGGTCCAACTAAAAACTGTTGCTTAGTATCAAGAACTCCATGTGCTTCAACTACTCTATAGAACAATCCATCAACATCAAGGtcatttttagaattttcaattatatCGGAAAGTGAATTAATGACAATTTTAGGTGCCTGAAGTGCCTTCTGCCTAGAAACTATAACCTGCTCCTTCCACTTCTTTCGCTTCAACTGCCAAAATCCCAAATACATACAAACCGACGTGAATAAAAGCCACATCATAACCAGCTTTAACGTTTCACCCTTTCTGATTCCGTATTCGCTGAAATAAACTGAAGATTTTACTGGCGAAGTAACTTCTTTGGCCAAATCAACTAGTTTAACTACCACGCTGTTTTCTAAATCTAAAGGCCGGGTAGGAATCGGTTTTGAATCTAAAAACAGTTTTATCTCCCTTGCTGTCGGCTTATAAAGCCATTGGTCCTTCGTACACTTAATTACATCTGAATCTCCAAAATTAACAATGTTTTGCTCTTTCTTCTTAACTAGTTCATCtttttttttaatagttTTTGTCTTAGTGGAGTATAAACGTGTATATGAattggaataaataaaaggttgtaaaaaaatttttctACCAAAAGTGTTTAAGGTTATTCTAGTCAATAAATGTTTGTTGAGTATGACAACAGTCATGTTGTCAAACAACGTTGCGATATAAAATCCGGTAAAGTGGTGGAAGAATTCAGAACGGTCgtttgaaattttttaaataattgttaatCATGTGTGAAGTTTTGTGGAAAAGGTCGcttttctaaaaataatttgttaaaataaGTAATTAAGATACCAGGAGTGAGCTTGTAATCCAGCGTTCCAAGTTAGGAACAGAATTCCTAGAAATAAgatttacaaatttaaacaatCGATgcattttaattaaatgaaatagatagaattaaaaattttaaataattaatgaCATATTTCTCTGAGAATTGATAATGTAGTGGCAGGTGTAAGTaagaattaatttattaatgaaaattctGATCGCATTTCCACcttttttataattgattatttttttattatttagttcatatatttataattgaTTAACTTTAATAGTTCCATCAATTCATTCattcttatttttatacattttagctttaatttcaatttaaatcaaCGATGTTATTTCAATAAATGTACTATACTTAAACTAAAAATGCTCTCCACATCTGACAGTGGGTCTGATTCCAACTATTCTTCCATAAATCGTTATACTTTTGACACATGTCAAAATACTCGAGATAGTAAGTTTTATATCatcttaataatttcattttagGATATAACTTTCCTTCAAACAAAGATAATTCGAAATTTGGTGCAGATTCAAATGGAATTTCAGGTACAACAACcacattattttattcttctatttgattttataccaatttttacatatttccatatatatttaatgtatataatttttagcTGAATCGTCAGAGTGTCATTCAGTTTCTGCTGATGATTCAGATTGCCAAGATTTAAATTCTGAAAACGAAACCGAATCTGAATGTGAATCTGAAACTGAATCGGAATCTGAACAAGATCAGATACCTCAGTCAACAGATCATTTGACTACTTCATTTGATATTCCAGAGTTTGACCGTGATATTTTAGAAGGAGAAAGTTACTCTCAAAATCTGTTTGGAGACCCAGACCAACAGTTTGATAATGACAATTCACCCGTTTCAAGCTTCGGAGTTGGTTCTCAGAACAGAGATGATTGTGAAATCGTTAATATAGTCATGAGTAATCCCCCTAGGGACTTAATAGATTTGAGTAATGTGGAAGAAGTAAACACTTCAAGTGAAGTGGAACCGTCTCATTCCACACCTATTCTGGTAGATGACTCAAATAACGTGGAGGCTTCAAGCTCATTTAATTCTAACGTTCCAGAGGTAGTGGATGATGTATCTGTTGATCCAAACAGTTCACCAAATTCTAGAAAAAGGAAACGAGAAAGTGACGATTGTATAATGGGACCAATTCGCTGGGTTAACAAAAGTCAGGCCCAGTTCCCTCTTGATTACATGTCAAACAGACACATTTCAAACGCctataaattttttgatACTGACAGTTCTTGGGATTCAAAGATAATTGAGGACTTGGAATTCTTGTTTAAATGTCCCATTTGTTATTCTACCATTACAAGATTCAGGTCAGGTAAGGCTCCGAATGAAAACGACAAGGTTATTTATTCCACCAAATGCGGCCACCTTTTCTGCTTTGAATGTATTGAAAGTGTAAAATCACGTCGAGAATGTTCAATTTGTCGTAAAGCTCTAAGAGATCGCAACCAATGCCACGTCGTGTTTCCCTAACCTACATGGACTCAACTCATATATTTACATCATTGGAACATACAAATAGTGTAACAAATGGAcagatttaataaatttaatataattttaaaattctactcattttcaatttttattcttcatttgaatcatttaattttatatttaacttGTCAAAAGGGATTCCGAGTTTTTTAAGTTCGACTTCTACCAACTTAAGCTCCTAAACAAATGAGttgattaaaaatttaatgaaatacCTTGACTAGGTGGTGGTAAGCTCTTTTGGAGTTATCAAAAACAGCAATACCCATTAAAATCTCATACAGCGAGTGGAATCCAAAGCCTAAAAGTGACAAGAAAACCacctaaatttaaatttgaataaaatttattctaAAGTACtgttaaaaaatatgaaagtGCAACTTTGtgtttatatttgtataaatatacGCAGAATCCGACAGAGCCAGTAAAGACTGacaataaaatttttcCATAAGAAAAATGCAAATCTTCAaccataaatattatattttaattatgaaaaaaattttaaaatcttattaatgttaaaataatattttacaattacAGGTCGTAGTTCCCACTGAAGTAAGCTGAAGCATCATACGTTTTACACATGATTTGCCTTCCATTAAACCACCTTGTGTTTAATGCCCTTACAGCACTATCGGCATCTAAACATTATTATGAACATCTGAAAAACCTTGAGGAGTATTGAAAACTACAAACACTGAGAGCGAATCGTTATTTGGCGAAAAGTGTAGATAAACCGAAGTTACAGTTCCATATTTGTTACACTCGTCTTTTACCTAAAAAGAATgtcaaattaatatgttaCCTCATTTTGTAAATTCTCGTCAACTAGCTTTGGATCAACCATGTTATAGATTACAATGACGTTTGATGTACCAGCCACTGATGACTCAGGTGCCATCGTAACTTGTATTTTAGATCCTGCAATTTCAAACCCATTCATTGTAGAGCAAACTGTTTGTGCTACGTTTGCATTTACAAAGTCTATATAACCGAGTGCATAAAATGCTCCGGGTAACATTTCACGTGAGTATAAAACACATTCCGTAATGGCTCCAAAAGGTTCAAATATCCTTCTTATATCTGATGCTGCCAGATCAAATGGAATATTCTCCAAAACTACTCTTTTACCATTGAGTTCAGGTGGAGTTGCTCCAATTGTGAATGTTGGAGTCGATGCCGATATTTTGGTCAACACATTAcctacaaaattttaaatccGGTTAATCAATATATAGATTGTAACATACTTGTATCAACTCTAACTCCTGATCTGTTCTGTAATAGTGTTGCTGCAGCCACCGCTCCTGCAGCCAGAGGGTTTGAAAGTGGGTTATTATATCCAATTGGGCAAATTCctgtaaaaataatttagaacaTTATATTGTATTACCTGATGATGAGCCCGACGATGATACATTTGGACGTCCCAGTTTAATAGGTTTCCCCTTTATATGGAATCCTTGCATAGATACCAATGCAAGGTCAGCTGATTCCTTTTTCCTATATTCAACAAAACAAAACCCTTTAACCTTATTAGTTTCAGGATCAGTTGGTAGATCaatgtttaaaatatcacCAAATGATGAGAAAATCTAAGAAAATGATATggattaaatatatatttttaacttACGACTCGTATATCTTCAATTGTACAACTCGGATCCAACGCTCCTATGTATATCTTTGCACTTTTCTGTGATTCTTCTTGTGCTTTTGACTGTTCAGTTTTTTTGTTATTTGTCAAAGATTTTGTATCACACAGTTCAGGGCTTATGCTTGATACTGGAGTTAGGCTATCCCATGACGATTGCTTCTTCTACAAAACTATGGaatatatagaatataCCTTTAATGTAAATTCACTAGTCAAGGATGAGCTAGCTGTTTTCTTCTCTGAGTCACTAGCTTCTGATTGATGACGTTTATCTCTAGAGTATGAGTTTTTATCTATTGAGAAAGAGCGTTTATCCCTATCTCTGTCATAATCTCTATAATAGTCCCTACCTCGACTTCTACTTCTCGATCTTGATCGATATCTCTTACGATAATGGCTTCTACTTCTACTTCTTTTCCTATACTTATGTTCGTATCTATCTAATTCCCTTTTATGGTGGCGTCTTGAACTATAATCATCATAAGATCCATCACGGGAATAGCTACGCCTGTAATGGGACATATTAAAATAAGGAAAGtgttattttaaacaaGGAATCTTCTTTATTGTTGATATATTAAAAGGTTATCtagtattaaaataatacacCAAGTATATGTGAAAACATgaaaacaataaaattaaaagttCAATTAGTAATTATCAACAACTAATTTATAGTtgtaattaaataattagagAAAAGATTTCCCCATATAGAAAGGAAAAAACtgaatttaattagaataattaattttagaagAAGGTTGTATAACATAAAAGTTTATGTATAAACACAGAACGTTGGTTTCTAAATACAAAAAAGGATTCTAATAATCATTTGACTATCAACcacattatatattatttattttagtttttataattttatttgaattaattaatttaattaattgaattgcaattatttttccaacaatttaaattaatatttataaatattattaccaCTTGCATACCACTTTAcaactattattatatattttatttatacccattttgttttttaaacttaatatatattatctaATACTGTAGTGAgaatcattttaaattaattaatcatGATGTTTTGGTTATGtgtaattaatatataaattattacgTTTCTTCTACCATACCAcacaatttcattattttcaaatataattCCTCTCattgatataataaaatattcatcTAAATGTATGtaaacattaatttaattccaTATCAAAATATCATAGGAATCTCAACATACATAAACTAAATCATAATGTTCAAGAAACGTTGAtcatattaaaataaatataaaatgatGTCGGAATCAAACTTTACTCGGACAATAATAACACTCTGTAGACAGTCGCTCAGCGGAGATAAACTGTCAATAAAATCGGCAGATGATCAGATGTCACTCCTAGTCAAATCTGATTCTTCAGAAACAGATCTTAagatattactaatatttaaGATCATTTTGGCACCGCAAGCTATATCTTCAATTGAGAATACACTTACAGGTATTTTTTCatgatttaatttgaattttagATGATGAATTGTCAGGGCTCAAGTACGCAACTGCTGATGTCCAGCTTTGGTCCtcaatatttataaaaaactACATCAAAGCGAATTTTGACACCTCAGAATCGTTTGGAGGAGTGAGCGATTCTATCAAGAATATAATCAAGTCGTTCCTGATAATCTCAACACTTAACAGTGAATCACTGGGCATACCAAAGCCAGTGGCATCGCAACTAGAAAGTGCACTGTTCTTGATTTCAGAACGTTACTTCCCAGAATCATTGGAACAAGTACTCCTATTCATAGACTACTGCCATTTGAGTGATGTAAACCACTTAGTGCTACTGGAAACGTTGTCAAGTAGGCTGCAAAATGAGCTCAACTCGAGAAGTAACAAGAACATACTAACACCAAATACAGGGCTCTCGAGCTCATTGAACCACCCGCTGACAGACTCACAGtcaaatttggaaataaacTACGCACAGTACCTGCTAGGacatttgaaaaattattctaaCATACTCCAGTCAATCTTTTCATACAACAAGATTCTAACGACAAACAATGTAGCAGATATCAGCAGATCTTATTTTGAGTTTTTTAACAGACTAGTTGAAGGAGTGAAGAATATGTGTAACTTGTGCAAGGGAGTTGGACTAAAGGATTTAGAAATGAGCAAATTCATACAATCAACATCGTTTTTGTTTACACAAAGCACACTAACAACACATACAACAAACCCTTTAACGAAAACAAACGATGTTAGCTGTAGCCCAGGTGATTCATTATTCTACTTCGACGATCGTAAACAATTCACTGACATAAATTTGTTCCAGCACGGAATAAACCTGCCAGAACTGGGATCAAACCAACACAATGTGCATCTTCTAATATCGCCATCACTGTTCTTGAATGAAATGTCGTATAACAAGAGTTACTTCAAGAACAAATTATCTTCATTCAGACTATTCACAAAGTTCATGAAAAAGTATAAAACGAGACAGTACGATGAGGACACTCTTACGGAACTTAAGATAGTATTAACACTTTCAGATACACACCTCCTGTATCTATTCAAGTATTCAATGCTCAAGTTCACAGAGTACTACACATTCTACACGTCACAGAAAAACACGTTCTCATTTAACTGCTTGGTGCCAGCTATCCTTGACGTATTTGAGTTCATCAGGCACGTTACAAAGATATTCTGCTACGTCCACTCGATAGACCTGCCAGAGTGTTTCGAAGATAACGCTCAGCTGTACTTCAGCGGACTAATCAACCTCATCCACTTCAACGATCAGTTTATAACAGAAAAGGATAGTCTaggtaaataaataatttggtagataaaattgattttagtATTTGTGACTGGtgtgtaaaattttgtagGAACTTTGATGAGCCTTAAAGTGACGATAATGAAGCTATTTAGGTATTACGCGGAAAGATACCAGGAGGTTTTTCACCCGTTTGTGTTCACATGTATCGAAGACGTAGTTAAGTTGTGCAGAGGGATCCATCAAGATTCAAGCTACGACAAACTGTGTTGCTCAGCGCTTGACTTTTTGTCATCCTGCTCATCAACACATTGGTGCGCGTCACACCAAGGCTCTGCTAGAAACAACCCTTTTATGAATAACTCCTTTCTAGCAGAAATCATACAGAACATCATAGTCCCGAACATAGGATTCAGAGAGTGTGACTTGATTCTCCTAGATGACTGCCCGATAGAGTTTGTGCAGAGGGAATTGGACTCAAACAACTGCTCAAGCAGGCGTTTCTCATCGATAACGTTCCTAAAGAAGTTGGTTTCAGGATACGGACAAGTTTGccaacaaattataaaccAGGTGGCTAAATCAGTGGCTTCGAACAATGACTATAAGTTGAAGGAACTATACCTCCAGCTCATCATTTGCATTAACTTTAAggtaaaaattatatatatatatgatGATTTTGTTCCTATACATTCAAATAACATTTAGGACTCATCTGGAGACTTCAATGTTATAACGTATTTCACTGATTATTTGAAGAATGAATTCGTTATGCTCTCACAGAATCAGCTAACCAGAGAAAAAATGCTCATCATTCTGGCAA
Coding sequences:
- a CDS encoding RNA binding protein, putative (Tap349h10.p1c.C.cand.15 - score = 51.07;~SMART 3 RRM (SM00360) domains at aa 155-228, E()=1.13e-22; 302-376, E()=1.36e-07; 389-465, E()=9.65e-08); this translates as MSHYRRSYSRDGSYDDYSSRRHHKRELDRYEHKYRKRSRSRSHYRKRYRSRSRSRSRGRDYYRDYDRDRDKRSFSIDKNSYSRDKRHQSEASDSEKKTASSSLTSEFTLKKKQSSWDSLTPVSSISPELCDTKSLTNNKKTEQSKAQEESQKSAKIYIGALDPSCTIEDIRVIFSSFGDILNIDLPTDPETNKVKGFCFVEYRKKESADLALVSMQGFHIKGKPIKLGRPNVSSSGSSSGICPIGYNNPLSNPLAAGAVAAATLLQNRSGVRVDTSNVLTKISASTPTFTIGATPPELNGKRVVLENIPFDLAASDIRRIFEPFGAITECVLYSREMLPGAFYALGYIDFVNANVAQTVCSTMNGFEIAGSKIQVTMAPESSVAGTSNVIVIYNMVDPKLVDENLQNEVKDECNKYGTVTSVYLHFSPNNDSLSVFVVFNTPQDADSAVRALNTRWFNGRQIMCKTYDASAYFSGNYDL
- a CDS encoding uncharacterized protein (Tap349h10.p1c.C.cand.17 - score = 23.28;~SMART 2 transmembrane domains at aa 138-155 and 432-454;~2 probable transmembrane helices predicted for TA08925 by TMHMM2.0 at aa 138-155 and 432-454), translated to MTVVILNKHLLTRITLNTFGRKIFLQPFIYSNSYTRLYSTKTKTIKKKDELVKKKEQNIVNFGDSDVIKCTKDQWLYKPTAREIKLFLDSKPIPTRPLDLENSVVVKLVDLAKEVTSPVKSSVYFSEYGIRKGETLKLVMMWLLFTSVCMYLGFWQLKRKKWKEQVIVSRQKALQAPKIVINSLSDIIENSKNDLDVDGLFYRVVEAHGVLDTKQQFLVGPRKSLVHEHGKEFGFNVLYPLRFKDGSSILVNMGWLNSDELFDNNIGSEWVTVRGILVSGEITENLIPSIKYKTLVLIEKLVHSITGSKLGLTKSINRPSHLVCEDSRKVYKYMDPQSIGQELFSKCPDITQKYILSVYDSYFDEDKPSLDVEHESNNDSFLKRLLNNTILNSSDSSSTNKYRTGPYRFKFQRKQKSDYLLFYADPSTHFNYALQWFLIGFSITALSVYKFFRINKVLKNLILKNLTP
- a CDS encoding uncharacterized protein (Tap349h10.p1c.cand.218 - score = 44.95;~SMART 1 transmembrane domain at aa 227-249;~1 probable transmembrane helix predicted for TA08920 by TMHMM2.0 at aa 227-249), translating into MEMKKCRKKSKRKRSKLNLTFQKITNDIQKVFLSTFKDELGKFSFSNCDCGCSRTIKSIQSTLIKNYFTNKDRWIRYSGVSLKRISELSDISEIILTNGCNENTINSLDLHLVKSDISRQPWVGNTKLRDLAEKSIYLFCIYNNVPYWQGIHDIAAALAHLDPTPTVAELAGLLEQLIKTYASILFLPTNEEINKRADGLSRVWMLLFKYFFPKFVHRFEMVCDSPFCIGWFVTLGFYRFGCAYISLAYTFLLFISNCEPLSAFIFRELAYVATRGYINFLIKNAVSVDFSNSVIFNNYSSSNLIVSTILNSNKIYLDPEEFINVSRNMYDSIGEREIELAEFPLLYILNASNILSTSAPNPLTVDPSKPYLEVLGYDVFGSNHHYNTINSQVNPTQYYYDQPISRKSSIEPSYLGMKRINRGLKRTFKRFRVDSATISECINSELLYCYLETLSKMSNLYRHSSAKINENYVKLNDFEVGSILNPSLFYNIIDSRSQYLTTGIPLSKIFGEYRTNFMNKVSVDDEAESSFLDTNFTLWIVLTDEGYETTEEQYSWNSLRNGVEIMENLVRNSITCVSILSGGYKGILKALNSPVPQIPSLLSRLSARMLSPWDTQSSPITGPSRTTVTKLASPSISATKNLLNLASSVVNSALDIENRIVQGISEVKLFNRFIHSAKTVPEYESASINKEFQKIEISKSVSHTDFEGVPSYYNRINIVNPLISCCLYSIKLTTPNGLTVTIRSNGTLKLNGKLVHKSKYSNSVVDKNLNALVSISTMLTVNCVDRIMDTEPLAYDSYKSNTSISPFFKIMRERFLTKFMVLFTQSTEFADSRTPFQFNLSPKSFSRLEFLSNVAGLVSNVRVRGIAKLWRIYLVDRNAILSHLLFPSPRFDLENLMDSNVRYLSSSCEQELFTPHDVDFSRSPPDSSFHKFQDFRNIKVFSRTNQYRSASSIDSNQSSNSPRIETRVYVSNGIQIPFKPNSNVFVSRSSLNRRNNSRLS
- a CDS encoding uncharacterized protein (Tap349h10.p1c.C.cand.16 - score = 14.63;~SMART 2 transmembrane domains at aa 5-27 and 34-56;~Apicoplast targetting peptide predicted by the PlasmoAP tool;~2 probable transmembrane helices predicted for TA08935 by TMHMM2.0 at aa 5-27 and 34-56;~Signal anchor predicted for TA08935 by SignalP 2.0 HMM (Signal peptide probability 0.009, signal anchor probability 0.795) with cleavage site probability 0.006 between residues 24 and 25), whose product is MVEDLHFSYGKILLSVFTGSVGFCVYLYKYKHKVALSYFLTVVFLSLLGFGFHSLYEILMGIAVFDNSKRAYHHLVKELKLVEVELKKLGIPFDKLNIKLNDSNEE
- a CDS encoding uncharacterized protein (Tap349h10.p1c.cand.219 - score = 29.14;~SMART RING (SM00184) at aa 284-334, E()=4.73e-06), with product MLSTSDSGSDSNYSSINRYTFDTCQNTRDRYNFPSNKDNSKFGADSNGISAESSECHSVSADDSDCQDLNSENETESECESETESESEQDQIPQSTDHLTTSFDIPEFDRDILEGESYSQNLFGDPDQQFDNDNSPVSSFGVGSQNRDDCEIVNIVMSNPPRDLIDLSNVEEVNTSSEVEPSHSTPILVDDSNNVEASSSFNSNVPEVVDDVSVDPNSSPNSRKRKRESDDCIMGPIRWVNKSQAQFPLDYMSNRHISNAYKFFDTDSSWDSKIIEDLEFLFKCPICYSTITRFRSGKAPNENDKVIYSTKCGHLFCFECIESVKSRRECSICRKALRDRNQCHVVFP